The Aphis gossypii isolate Hap1 chromosome 3, ASM2018417v2, whole genome shotgun sequence genome includes a region encoding these proteins:
- the LOC126551449 gene encoding ring canal kelch homolog isoform X1, translated as MHYGTLKLLNITWENISKIFYHNVDDKPTAEKNNIVCDLKKITCYLQLKICLKKVFIIFLFFVFFLIKLFGAPSPVGVQHSLNIVQMWDMSMSMEEMDSIQQLKSNQCKSINYKNSSHKDRVFEVLQSFRNENDIFCDIMLQTDDGIIVYGHKYILASATPYFKAMFSSFSESNKDRVNITKVDSTILKLLIDYIYTGEIMITHENVQFVLVAADLLQLDYVKQACVEFLQKQLDPSNCLGIKVFADLHNCIELWSNCEAFIKNQFLEVVKCDEFLSLSSEEVIKLISCNDVNVPFEEKVYECVIKWVKHELNQRIHLLPNLMEHVRLPLISKEYLVENVVNEPLLKNDPKCKEYVFEALHFQVIKSVKPFSIPETIWSKPRQLSKIVLVLSWSKSEKKFTTNWYDPATNQLQLGPEITNCNQYPTEFVVKDKFVFVMYRGFKIFDMFDTSLKSPCLVRKPDLLVSRSSFRACVLNDCIYSIGSDTKNYSDSHKDFLNTVDVFNLNTQKWQIVSEKISKRKNISFGVGVLNNFIYTVGGFNGSTYLKSVECYDPSLDKWYPVAEMSIERCNVGVGVLNGIMYVVGGANKLGIHKCVEAFSPYNGVWTSITDMNLCRENPVVVALDGLLYVIGGNTNSNSIEIYNPKIKSWSMKTISISGQMFRTVVVNRPPHLIIN; from the exons tgtgTGATCTAAAGAAAATAACTTGCTACCTTCAACTCAAGATTTGCTTAAAGAAG gtgtttattatatttttattttttgtgtttttcctAATAAAACTGTTCGGCGCACCGTCTCCCGTCGGTGTACAACACTCTTTAAATATTGTGCAAATGTGGGATATGTCTATGTCTATGGAAGAGATGGATTCTATACAACAACTGAAATCCAATCAatgtaaatctataaattataaaaacagttcTCACAAGGACAGAGTGTTTGAAGTACTTCAATCTTTCCGCAACGA aaatgacattttttgtgatattatgttacaaaCAGACGacggtattatagtatacgggcataaatatatactggCATCAGCTACCCCTTATTTCAAGGCTATGTTTTCTAGTTTTAGTGAAAGCAATAAAGATCGTGTTAATATAACAAAGGTAGATTCgactattttaaaactattgattgactatatatatacaggagAAATCATGATCACTCATGAAAATGtacag TTTGTATTAGTAGCTGCAGATCTCTTACAGCTAGACTATGTAAAACAAGCATGTGTtgagtttttacaaaaacaactGGATCCTTCAAATTGTCTTGGTATTAAAGTATTCGCGGACTTACACAACTGTATAGAATTATGGTCTAACTGTGaagcatttataaaaaaccagttttt agaaGTGGTTAAGTGTGATGAGTTTCTATCATTATCTTCTGAAGAagtgattaaattaatatcctgTAATGATGTTAATGTTCCATTTGAAGAAAAA gtatatgaaTGTGTTATTAAATGGGTAAAACATGAATTGAATCAgagaatacatttattacccAATCTAATGGAACATGTGCGTTTGCCATTAATTTCGAAAGAGTATTTAGTAGAAAATGTAGTTAATGAACCTCTTCTAAAAAATGAtccaaaat gtaaagaatatgtatttgaagcattacattttcaagtaattAAGTCAGTAAAACCTTTCTCTATTCCAGAAACGATTTGGAGTAAACCTAGACAGTTATcaaaa atcGTTTTAGTGTTAAGTTGGTCTAAATCAGAGAAAAAGTTTACTACAAACTGGTATGACCCAGCAACCAACCAATTGCAGCTTGGACCAGAAATTACTAACTGCAATCAGTACCCTACTGAGTTTGTTGTAAAAGATAAATTTGTGTTTGTTATGTATCGTGgttttaagatttttgatATGTTTGATACATCCTTAAAATCGCCCTGTTTGGTTCGCAAGCCAGATTTGTTAGTTAGTCGATCATCATTTAGAGCTTGTGTATTAAATGATTGCATATATTCT ATTGGCAGcgatactaaaaattattctgattcccataaagattttttaaatactgtagACGTTTTTAACCTCAATACTCAAAAATGGCAAATAGTATCTGAAAAAATCTCTAAGAGAAAAAACATAAGTTTTGGTGTTGGAGTGCTTAATAACTTCATATATACA GTAGGAGGTTTTAATGGTTCGACTTATTTGAAATCTGTTGAATGTTATGATCCCAGTCTTGACAAATGGTATCCAGTTGCAGAAATGTCAATTGAACGGTGTAATGTTGGTGTAGGAGTTTTAAATGGCATAATGTATGTTGTTGGTGGAGCTAATAAATTGGGAATTCATAAATGTGTTGAAGCCTTTAGTCCATATAATGGAGTTTGGACATCTATTACTGATATGAATTTGTGTCGAGAAAATCCtg TAGTAGTGGCTTTGGATGgtttattgtatgttattgGAGGAAATACAAATTCTAATTCTATTGAAATCTATAATCCTAAAATTAAATCCTGGTCaatgaaaacaatatcaataagTGGTCAAATGTTTAGAACAGTGGTCGTTAATAGACCACcacatttaataatcaattag
- the LOC126551449 gene encoding ring canal kelch homolog isoform X2, which translates to MHYGTLKLLNITWENISKIFYHNVDDKPTAEKNNIVCDLKKITCYLQLKICLKKVFIIFLFFVFFLIKLFGAPSPVGVQHSLNIVQMWDMSMSMEEMDSIQQLKSNQCKSINYKNSSHKDRVFEVLQSFRNENDIFCDIMLQTDDGIIVYGHKYILASATPYFKAMFSSFSESNKDRVNITKVDSTILKLLIDYIYTGEIMITHENVQFVLVAADLLQLDYVKQACVEFLQKQLDPSNCLGIKVFADLHNCIELWSNCEAFIKNQFLEVVKCDEFLSLSSEEVIKLISCNDVNVPFEEKVYECVIKWVKHELNQRIHLLPNLMEHVRLPLISKEYLVENVVNEPLLKNDPKCKEYVFEALHFQVIKSVKPFSIPETIWSKPRQLSKIVLVLSWSKSEKKFTTNWYDPATNQLQLGPEITNCNQYPTEFVVKDKFVFVMYRGFKIFDMFDTSLKSPCLVRKPDLLVSRSSFRACVLNDCIYSIGSDTKNYSDSHKDFLNTVDVFNLNTQKWQIVSEKISKRKNISFGVGVLNNFIYTVGGFNGSTYLKSVECYDPSLDKWYPVAEMSIERCNVGVGVLNGIMYVVGGANKLGIHKCVEAFSPYNGVWTSITDMNLCRENPVVALDGLLYVIGGNTNSNSIEIYNPKIKSWSMKTISISGQMFRTVVVNRPPHLIIN; encoded by the exons tgtgTGATCTAAAGAAAATAACTTGCTACCTTCAACTCAAGATTTGCTTAAAGAAG gtgtttattatatttttattttttgtgtttttcctAATAAAACTGTTCGGCGCACCGTCTCCCGTCGGTGTACAACACTCTTTAAATATTGTGCAAATGTGGGATATGTCTATGTCTATGGAAGAGATGGATTCTATACAACAACTGAAATCCAATCAatgtaaatctataaattataaaaacagttcTCACAAGGACAGAGTGTTTGAAGTACTTCAATCTTTCCGCAACGA aaatgacattttttgtgatattatgttacaaaCAGACGacggtattatagtatacgggcataaatatatactggCATCAGCTACCCCTTATTTCAAGGCTATGTTTTCTAGTTTTAGTGAAAGCAATAAAGATCGTGTTAATATAACAAAGGTAGATTCgactattttaaaactattgattgactatatatatacaggagAAATCATGATCACTCATGAAAATGtacag TTTGTATTAGTAGCTGCAGATCTCTTACAGCTAGACTATGTAAAACAAGCATGTGTtgagtttttacaaaaacaactGGATCCTTCAAATTGTCTTGGTATTAAAGTATTCGCGGACTTACACAACTGTATAGAATTATGGTCTAACTGTGaagcatttataaaaaaccagttttt agaaGTGGTTAAGTGTGATGAGTTTCTATCATTATCTTCTGAAGAagtgattaaattaatatcctgTAATGATGTTAATGTTCCATTTGAAGAAAAA gtatatgaaTGTGTTATTAAATGGGTAAAACATGAATTGAATCAgagaatacatttattacccAATCTAATGGAACATGTGCGTTTGCCATTAATTTCGAAAGAGTATTTAGTAGAAAATGTAGTTAATGAACCTCTTCTAAAAAATGAtccaaaat gtaaagaatatgtatttgaagcattacattttcaagtaattAAGTCAGTAAAACCTTTCTCTATTCCAGAAACGATTTGGAGTAAACCTAGACAGTTATcaaaa atcGTTTTAGTGTTAAGTTGGTCTAAATCAGAGAAAAAGTTTACTACAAACTGGTATGACCCAGCAACCAACCAATTGCAGCTTGGACCAGAAATTACTAACTGCAATCAGTACCCTACTGAGTTTGTTGTAAAAGATAAATTTGTGTTTGTTATGTATCGTGgttttaagatttttgatATGTTTGATACATCCTTAAAATCGCCCTGTTTGGTTCGCAAGCCAGATTTGTTAGTTAGTCGATCATCATTTAGAGCTTGTGTATTAAATGATTGCATATATTCT ATTGGCAGcgatactaaaaattattctgattcccataaagattttttaaatactgtagACGTTTTTAACCTCAATACTCAAAAATGGCAAATAGTATCTGAAAAAATCTCTAAGAGAAAAAACATAAGTTTTGGTGTTGGAGTGCTTAATAACTTCATATATACA GTAGGAGGTTTTAATGGTTCGACTTATTTGAAATCTGTTGAATGTTATGATCCCAGTCTTGACAAATGGTATCCAGTTGCAGAAATGTCAATTGAACGGTGTAATGTTGGTGTAGGAGTTTTAAATGGCATAATGTATGTTGTTGGTGGAGCTAATAAATTGGGAATTCATAAATGTGTTGAAGCCTTTAGTCCATATAATGGAGTTTGGACATCTATTACTGATATGAATTTGTGTCGAGAAAATCCtg TAGTGGCTTTGGATGgtttattgtatgttattgGAGGAAATACAAATTCTAATTCTATTGAAATCTATAATCCTAAAATTAAATCCTGGTCaatgaaaacaatatcaataagTGGTCAAATGTTTAGAACAGTGGTCGTTAATAGACCACcacatttaataatcaattag
- the LOC126551449 gene encoding ring canal kelch homolog isoform X3 — protein MWDMSMSMEEMDSIQQLKSNQCKSINYKNSSHKDRVFEVLQSFRNENDIFCDIMLQTDDGIIVYGHKYILASATPYFKAMFSSFSESNKDRVNITKVDSTILKLLIDYIYTGEIMITHENVQFVLVAADLLQLDYVKQACVEFLQKQLDPSNCLGIKVFADLHNCIELWSNCEAFIKNQFLEVVKCDEFLSLSSEEVIKLISCNDVNVPFEEKVYECVIKWVKHELNQRIHLLPNLMEHVRLPLISKEYLVENVVNEPLLKNDPKCKEYVFEALHFQVIKSVKPFSIPETIWSKPRQLSKIVLVLSWSKSEKKFTTNWYDPATNQLQLGPEITNCNQYPTEFVVKDKFVFVMYRGFKIFDMFDTSLKSPCLVRKPDLLVSRSSFRACVLNDCIYSIGSDTKNYSDSHKDFLNTVDVFNLNTQKWQIVSEKISKRKNISFGVGVLNNFIYTVGGFNGSTYLKSVECYDPSLDKWYPVAEMSIERCNVGVGVLNGIMYVVGGANKLGIHKCVEAFSPYNGVWTSITDMNLCRENPVVVALDGLLYVIGGNTNSNSIEIYNPKIKSWSMKTISISGQMFRTVVVNRPPHLIIN, from the exons ATGTGGGATATGTCTATGTCTATGGAAGAGATGGATTCTATACAACAACTGAAATCCAATCAatgtaaatctataaattataaaaacagttcTCACAAGGACAGAGTGTTTGAAGTACTTCAATCTTTCCGCAACGA aaatgacattttttgtgatattatgttacaaaCAGACGacggtattatagtatacgggcataaatatatactggCATCAGCTACCCCTTATTTCAAGGCTATGTTTTCTAGTTTTAGTGAAAGCAATAAAGATCGTGTTAATATAACAAAGGTAGATTCgactattttaaaactattgattgactatatatatacaggagAAATCATGATCACTCATGAAAATGtacag TTTGTATTAGTAGCTGCAGATCTCTTACAGCTAGACTATGTAAAACAAGCATGTGTtgagtttttacaaaaacaactGGATCCTTCAAATTGTCTTGGTATTAAAGTATTCGCGGACTTACACAACTGTATAGAATTATGGTCTAACTGTGaagcatttataaaaaaccagttttt agaaGTGGTTAAGTGTGATGAGTTTCTATCATTATCTTCTGAAGAagtgattaaattaatatcctgTAATGATGTTAATGTTCCATTTGAAGAAAAA gtatatgaaTGTGTTATTAAATGGGTAAAACATGAATTGAATCAgagaatacatttattacccAATCTAATGGAACATGTGCGTTTGCCATTAATTTCGAAAGAGTATTTAGTAGAAAATGTAGTTAATGAACCTCTTCTAAAAAATGAtccaaaat gtaaagaatatgtatttgaagcattacattttcaagtaattAAGTCAGTAAAACCTTTCTCTATTCCAGAAACGATTTGGAGTAAACCTAGACAGTTATcaaaa atcGTTTTAGTGTTAAGTTGGTCTAAATCAGAGAAAAAGTTTACTACAAACTGGTATGACCCAGCAACCAACCAATTGCAGCTTGGACCAGAAATTACTAACTGCAATCAGTACCCTACTGAGTTTGTTGTAAAAGATAAATTTGTGTTTGTTATGTATCGTGgttttaagatttttgatATGTTTGATACATCCTTAAAATCGCCCTGTTTGGTTCGCAAGCCAGATTTGTTAGTTAGTCGATCATCATTTAGAGCTTGTGTATTAAATGATTGCATATATTCT ATTGGCAGcgatactaaaaattattctgattcccataaagattttttaaatactgtagACGTTTTTAACCTCAATACTCAAAAATGGCAAATAGTATCTGAAAAAATCTCTAAGAGAAAAAACATAAGTTTTGGTGTTGGAGTGCTTAATAACTTCATATATACA GTAGGAGGTTTTAATGGTTCGACTTATTTGAAATCTGTTGAATGTTATGATCCCAGTCTTGACAAATGGTATCCAGTTGCAGAAATGTCAATTGAACGGTGTAATGTTGGTGTAGGAGTTTTAAATGGCATAATGTATGTTGTTGGTGGAGCTAATAAATTGGGAATTCATAAATGTGTTGAAGCCTTTAGTCCATATAATGGAGTTTGGACATCTATTACTGATATGAATTTGTGTCGAGAAAATCCtg TAGTAGTGGCTTTGGATGgtttattgtatgttattgGAGGAAATACAAATTCTAATTCTATTGAAATCTATAATCCTAAAATTAAATCCTGGTCaatgaaaacaatatcaataagTGGTCAAATGTTTAGAACAGTGGTCGTTAATAGACCACcacatttaataatcaattag
- the LOC114128074 gene encoding mediator of RNA polymerase II transcription subunit 9 — protein MENTLTVNDVDTDFLPLIHDIIKSGERENHEPQKSAQEISQKIQDLQKKIDQARSDIRKLPGIQYNSEQQLKAMDDLRQSLQMKRQLLLKYRHMYSFDVPKY, from the exons atggaAAATACTCTTACCGTCAACGATGTGGATACTGATTTTTTACCATTAATtcacgatattataaaaag TGGTGAAAGGGAAAATCATGAACCACAGAAATCAGCCCAAGaaatatcacaaaaaatacaagatctacaaaaaaaaattgatcaagCACGAAGTGat ATTCGTAAACTACCAGGAATCCAATACAACAGTGAGCAGCAGTTAAAAGCTATGGATGATCTTCGACAATCTTTGCAAATGAAAAGACaactgttattaaaatatagacataTGTATTCATTTGACGTTCCAAAGTATTGA
- the LOC114132286 gene encoding ribosomal oxygenase 1, producing MSAFEYYTKNGINEDSVNRKRKNHGQQCQSKNKKKLKKIPVKITKNEKGIENPKKPKSQALNNIYNNLKDSFKTGQKLLEWLIHPISIDDFMKNHWEKNILHVPRNSSNYFSQLFSLTELDTILRENNLQYGTNVDITSYTDNVRETHNPVGRAHPHVVWDYFNNECSVRLLNPQLFAPEIYKFMANLQEYFGSLVGCNVYLTPPFSQGFAPHYDDIEAFVVQVDGEKHWRVYKPRSGFETLPRTSSRNFHQDEIGEPILDVILRPGDFLYMPRGYIHQADTLFTETHSLHLTFSSYQQNSMYDFLQVVVNNSLNNAVKNDVSYRYGLPIGYQHFGGLCESEKPLPRTVQRQKFENQINQLITNLKKHMDLDHAIDMFSLKNYYTNSLPPSICNDELLRTVANGTKMLPNGKTTELEINLEIAEVKFIRKNCFRLVEESMLDEETDQMINEVRLYYNLDNSKQLHSNECQFVVIPDEMGLFVKKLFNIYPSFIKVSDLCSDNEQAMQLVNDLWERGLLITSKDITTLST from the exons ATGTCTGCTTTCGAGTATTATACTAAGAATGGTATTAATGAGGACAGTGTGAACCGCAAACGTAAAAATCATGGCCAACAATGTCAAAGTAAAAACaagaagaaattaaaaaaaattccagttaaaattactaaaaacgaaaaaggcattgaaaatccaaaaaaacctaaaagccaagctttgaataatatttataataacttaaaagatTCTTTTAAGACGGGGCAAAAATTGTTGGAATGGCTGATACATCCCATCAGTATAGACGATTTTATGAA gaaTCATTGGGAAAAAAATATCCTGCATGTGCCAAGAAAcagttctaattatttttcgcAATTGTTTTCTCTTACTGAACTTGATACCATTCTTCGTGAAAATAATCTTCAATATGGGACAAATGTTGATATTACATCTTATACAGACAATGTACGTGAAACACATAATCCAGTCGGCCGTGCTCATCCTCATGTTGTTTGGGATTATTTCAACAATGAGTGTAGTGTCCGATTACTGAATCCTCAGTTATTCGCTccagaaatttataaattcatggCTAATCTACAAGAGTATTTTGGTTCATTAGTTGGTTGTAATGTTTACCTTACACCTCCATTTTCTCAAGGGTTTGCTCCTCACTATGATGATATTGAAGCATTTGTTGTGCAAGTAGATGGTGAAAAACATTGGAGGGTTTATAAACCAAG aagtgGGTTCGAAACCCTGCCAAGGACTTCAAGCCGAAATTTTCATCAAGATGAAATAGGTGAACCAATTCTTGATGTTATATTGAGGCCTGGAGATTTCTTGTATATGCCTAGAGGATATATACATCAAGCAGATACTTTATTTACAGAAACACATTCTTTACATTTGACATTTTCATCATATCAACAAAATTCTATGTATGATTTTCTTCAAGTG gtggttaataattctttaaataacGCTGTGAAGAATGATGTATCTTATAGGTATGGATTACCTATTGGATACCAACATTTTGGAGGCTTATGCGAATCAGAAAAACCACTTCCTCGTACTGTTCAAAggcaaaaatttgaaaatcaaataaaccaACTTataacaaacttaaaaaaacacatgGATCTTGATCATGCAATTGACATgttttcattgaaaaattattatacaaattcatTGCCACCGTCAATATGTAATg atGAACTACTACGGACAGTTGCTAATGGTACAAAAATGTTACCTAATGGAAAAACCACTGAACTAGAGATAAATCTTGAAATTGctgaagttaaatttattcgtAAAAATTGCTTTAG GTTGGTCGAAGAAAGCATGTTGGATGAAGAAACTGATCAAATGATAAATGAAGTgagattgtattataatttagataactCTAAACAATTGCATAGTAATGAGTGTCAATTTGTTGTCATACCTGATGAAATGGGATTATTTGTGAAGaaactgtttaatatttatccatcatttattaaagtatCTGACTTATGCAGTGATAATGAACAg gcTATGCAGCTAGTGAATGATTTATGGGAACGAGGATTGTTAATTACTTCAAAAGATATTACGACACTGTCTACttag
- the LOC114132284 gene encoding multiple coagulation factor deficiency protein 2 homolog yields the protein MRYNTRAAEVLAELLLLLGIAVGFQRGPHHPRAAVSGEPRIESDHHREHKHPKPMGDTKFTQDKPILHDKRHIEEDLGLPDIDDSNLTDEELEFRYFIAHDYDKNTMLDGLELMSAFAHNMDNYADTETKTSNLENYTDLVDQILYDDDTNYDGFLSYTEYVIAKNKHLQNV from the exons atgcgttaTAACACGAGAGCAGCCGAAGTGCTGGCCGAACTGTTGCTGCTTCTGGGCATCGCCGTCGGGTTCCAGCGGGGTCCGCACCATCCGAGGGCCGCCGTGTCCGGCGAACCGAGAATCGAGAGCGACCACCACCGCGAGCACAAACACCCCAAGCCCATGGGCGACACGAAGTTCACCCAAGACAAACCGATACTGCACGACAAGAG aCACATCGAAGAGGATCTTGGACTTCCAGACATAGACGATAGTAATTTAACAGATGAAgaattagaatttagatatttCAT tGCTCATGACTATGATAAAAACACAATGCTTGATGGATTAGAATTAATGTCTGCATTTGCTCATAACATGGACAATTATGCTGACACAGAAACAAAGACatcaaatttagaaaattatacag ATTTAGTTGATCAAATACTGTATGATGATGACACAAACTATGATGGATTTCTCAGCTACACTGAATATGTGATTGCCAAGAACAAGcacttacaaaatgtataa